In Persicimonas caeni, a single window of DNA contains:
- a CDS encoding pyridoxal phosphate-dependent aminotransferase, with translation MIKLADRINRIEPSPTLAISARAKQMVADGIDVISFSAGEPDFNTPESIREAAKRAIDEGKTKYTPAAGIPQLRQAIADDYKKRGRDIEASQVVVTVGGKHALYNATQVLFGEGDKVLIPAPYWVSYPAQVTLADAEPIAVETGLDTHFKMLPEQLEKQLEDPSVKGVILCSPSNPTGSCYSKEELEALGEVLKTREDVVVFFDAIYDRLYYGGGIAPDLVATVPELEDRTITFNGFSKTYAMTGWRLGYAHGPQEIISAMAKLQSQSTSNTTAFAQWGALEALNLDDSVIDEMRDIFKRRRDLIVEGLNAIDGVECATPDGAFYVFPDFSSFIGDRFEDDMALAGYLLDEAKVALVPGSAFGTPGYLRMSYATSDELIEKGVARIKDALG, from the coding sequence GTGATCAAACTCGCCGACAGAATCAATCGCATCGAGCCGTCGCCCACGCTGGCGATTTCTGCGCGCGCTAAACAGATGGTGGCCGATGGTATCGACGTCATCAGCTTCAGCGCCGGAGAGCCCGATTTCAACACGCCCGAGTCTATCCGCGAGGCCGCCAAGCGCGCCATCGACGAGGGCAAGACCAAGTACACCCCGGCCGCCGGCATCCCGCAGCTGCGCCAGGCGATCGCCGACGACTACAAAAAGCGTGGTCGCGACATCGAGGCCAGCCAGGTCGTGGTGACCGTGGGCGGAAAGCACGCGCTCTACAACGCCACGCAAGTGTTGTTCGGCGAGGGCGACAAGGTGCTCATCCCCGCACCGTACTGGGTGAGCTACCCGGCGCAGGTGACCTTGGCCGACGCCGAGCCCATTGCAGTGGAGACGGGACTCGACACCCACTTCAAGATGCTCCCCGAGCAGCTCGAGAAGCAACTGGAGGACCCGTCGGTCAAGGGCGTCATCCTGTGCTCGCCGTCGAACCCGACCGGCTCGTGCTATTCGAAAGAGGAACTCGAGGCGCTCGGCGAGGTGCTGAAGACCCGCGAGGACGTGGTGGTCTTCTTCGACGCCATCTATGACCGGCTCTACTACGGAGGCGGCATCGCCCCGGATCTGGTGGCGACCGTGCCGGAACTCGAGGACCGCACCATCACCTTCAACGGGTTCAGCAAGACCTACGCGATGACCGGCTGGCGCCTGGGCTATGCCCACGGGCCGCAAGAGATCATCAGCGCGATGGCCAAGCTGCAGAGCCAGTCGACCTCGAACACCACCGCGTTCGCCCAGTGGGGCGCGCTCGAGGCGTTGAACCTCGACGACTCGGTGATCGACGAGATGCGCGACATCTTCAAGCGCCGCCGCGACCTCATCGTCGAGGGCTTGAACGCCATCGATGGCGTCGAGTGTGCCACGCCCGACGGCGCGTTCTACGTGTTCCCCGACTTCTCGTCGTTTATCGGCGATCGCTTCGAGGACGATATGGCGTTGGCGGGCTACCTGCTCGACGAGGCGAAGGTCGCGCTCGTGCCCGGCTCGGCGTTCGGCACGCCCGGGTACCTGCGCATGTCGTATGCGACGAGCGACGAGCTCATCGAGAAAGGAGTCGCGCGCATCAAGGATGCGCTCGGTTAA
- a CDS encoding DUF4397 domain-containing protein, giving the protein MLDHRSTIFNMTWEDAMSTSLYGVVSKKSWVLVALLSLGLIAAGCGDDDDDENNDLAPDTGVADVGDDAGEDVGDDAGDGATARAQIIHNAADPAAATVDVFANGEILIDDFEFRTATPFVDVPAGVSLTITIAGADAASDGDTTLDDDDTVIKEFTDVEFTADGTFIVVANGVGNPDDFADNPSGEDIALMLDVFADAREEAETDTAADVLVYHGATDIPAVDITVDNAETPQIEDLTYGNFAGYVSLEPAVHVVDVAPEGVPALHFQTPQLPPSLSFTVVASGFFDPSANQDGPAAGLFAFPATPLSGGERVQGIPLEQAARLQAIHASPDAAASTVDVYVNDAPLLDDFAYLSASPFITVPSGADLAIDITAADAADNSSPVYSQTIEGNVITPGSTWVAIASGLIGDNFEIRPSAAQEVAPDGEVALQIFHGAPDAPAVDVTAADGALTLAEDLAFGNYSDIATTAANDVNVDITAASDGSAVATVAAPLSGFAGQYLTVVARGTLDTDDDADFGVTAFTADGTAADLAAPAQ; this is encoded by the coding sequence GTGCTCGACCACCGTAGCACTATTTTCAATATGACTTGGGAGGATGCAATGAGTACGAGTTTGTATGGCGTTGTGTCGAAGAAATCTTGGGTGTTGGTTGCCTTGCTTTCGCTGGGCCTGATCGCTGCAGGCTGTGGCGATGATGACGATGACGAGAACAACGATCTCGCCCCGGACACCGGAGTCGCCGATGTCGGTGATGACGCCGGTGAAGATGTAGGCGACGACGCAGGGGACGGAGCGACTGCTCGCGCGCAGATCATTCACAACGCAGCCGATCCAGCCGCTGCAACCGTCGACGTGTTCGCCAACGGCGAGATTCTGATCGACGACTTCGAGTTTCGCACAGCCACGCCGTTTGTCGACGTACCGGCGGGAGTCAGTTTGACGATCACGATCGCCGGCGCTGACGCAGCCAGTGACGGTGACACCACCCTCGATGATGACGATACGGTCATCAAAGAGTTCACGGATGTCGAGTTCACCGCCGACGGCACCTTTATCGTGGTGGCTAACGGGGTCGGCAACCCGGACGATTTCGCCGACAACCCGAGCGGTGAAGATATTGCGCTGATGCTCGACGTTTTCGCCGATGCACGCGAAGAGGCCGAGACGGATACCGCAGCTGACGTGCTTGTCTACCACGGCGCGACCGATATCCCGGCCGTCGACATCACGGTGGACAACGCCGAGACGCCGCAGATCGAAGATCTGACGTACGGTAACTTTGCAGGTTACGTGTCCCTCGAACCGGCGGTGCATGTCGTCGACGTAGCTCCGGAGGGCGTGCCGGCGCTGCACTTCCAGACCCCGCAGCTTCCTCCGAGCCTTTCGTTCACCGTCGTTGCCTCGGGGTTCTTCGACCCCTCCGCTAACCAAGATGGCCCCGCCGCCGGTCTCTTTGCGTTCCCGGCGACGCCGCTATCTGGTGGTGAGCGCGTTCAGGGCATTCCGCTCGAGCAGGCGGCCCGTCTGCAGGCGATTCACGCAAGCCCCGATGCTGCTGCGAGCACCGTCGATGTTTACGTAAATGACGCTCCGCTGCTCGACGATTTTGCCTACCTGTCGGCCTCGCCTTTCATCACGGTGCCGTCGGGCGCAGACTTGGCGATTGACATCACGGCTGCAGATGCCGCCGACAACTCCTCGCCGGTCTATAGCCAGACCATCGAAGGCAACGTCATTACGCCGGGCAGTACTTGGGTGGCCATCGCAAGTGGCCTCATTGGTGACAACTTCGAGATCCGTCCGTCGGCTGCCCAGGAAGTGGCGCCGGATGGCGAAGTCGCCCTGCAGATCTTCCACGGCGCGCCCGATGCTCCGGCCGTTGACGTGACCGCGGCGGACGGTGCGCTTACCTTGGCCGAAGATCTGGCGTTCGGCAACTACTCGGATATCGCGACGACCGCGGCGAACGACGTCAACGTCGACATTACGGCCGCGTCCGACGGGTCGGCTGTCGCGACGGTTGCTGCACCGCTGTCGGGCTTTGCCGGTCAGTATCTGACGGTCGTCGCCCGCGGTACGCTCGACACGGACGATGACGCCGACTTCGGCGTCACCGCCTTCACGGCCGACGGCACCGCGGCCGATCTTGCTGCGCCCGCGCAATAA
- a CDS encoding putative metal-binding motif-containing protein yields the protein MRSKNTILLTIASVCFAAGIWTGCTVGFDVDQEGVFPCETNDDCIQGYVCSETDMVCQKPIGTPDAPPCDQEGNPEGDIDLDNDGYGTGSDRTNCPPSKQAEDCDDTDPNIFPGAGERCNGADDDCDTEVDEFDCQSSSSECGSPPSELVNYLDYFACENNTCVMQPFNQAKQLDGGTCADIKITCNSQEQAFTYTFNGQSYTATEGPVLECQ from the coding sequence ATGCGCAGCAAAAATACCATTCTCCTTACGATCGCCTCCGTCTGCTTCGCCGCAGGCATCTGGACTGGTTGCACCGTCGGCTTTGACGTCGACCAAGAGGGGGTCTTCCCCTGCGAAACCAATGACGACTGCATCCAAGGCTACGTGTGCTCTGAAACCGACATGGTCTGCCAAAAGCCCATCGGCACTCCCGATGCGCCGCCCTGCGACCAAGAAGGCAATCCGGAGGGCGATATCGACCTGGACAACGACGGCTACGGTACTGGCAGCGACCGCACCAACTGTCCGCCGAGCAAGCAGGCCGAGGACTGCGACGACACCGATCCGAATATCTTCCCGGGCGCCGGTGAGCGATGCAACGGCGCCGACGACGACTGCGACACCGAGGTCGACGAGTTCGATTGTCAGTCGAGTTCCTCGGAGTGCGGCAGTCCGCCCAGCGAGTTGGTCAACTACCTCGACTACTTTGCCTGCGAGAACAACACCTGCGTGATGCAGCCGTTCAACCAGGCCAAGCAACTCGACGGCGGCACGTGTGCCGACATCAAGATCACCTGCAACTCTCAGGAGCAGGCGTTCACCTACACCTTCAACGGCCAGAGCTACACGGCCACCGAAGGTCCGGTCCTCGAGTGTCAGTAA
- the rsmD gene encoding 16S rRNA (guanine(966)-N(2))-methyltransferase RsmD, producing MRIIAGRAGGRSLASPETREIRPTPDRVREALFSILGDIHDAVVVDGFSGTGALGCEALSRGAKVCYFIERREEALELIDENLERIDARDQGIVLRGDFTKQLVMIDEDPDLWLLDPPYHKGLGQKALEEMVGAPCVSDQALVVLEQDLGEDVPEVDGFELEDTREYGRTRVSFFRRVVQQ from the coding sequence ATGCGAATCATTGCAGGCCGTGCTGGCGGGCGTTCATTGGCTTCACCGGAGACCCGGGAGATCCGCCCGACGCCCGATCGTGTGCGCGAGGCGCTCTTTTCGATCCTGGGCGACATCCACGACGCGGTAGTTGTCGACGGCTTCTCGGGCACAGGGGCGCTGGGGTGTGAGGCGCTGAGCCGTGGTGCCAAGGTTTGCTACTTCATCGAGCGGCGTGAAGAGGCGCTCGAGTTGATCGACGAGAACCTGGAGCGCATTGATGCGCGCGATCAAGGAATCGTGCTTCGCGGTGACTTCACCAAACAACTCGTCATGATCGACGAAGATCCCGATTTGTGGCTGCTCGATCCCCCTTATCATAAGGGATTGGGCCAAAAGGCCCTCGAGGAGATGGTCGGGGCGCCGTGTGTCAGTGACCAAGCCTTGGTCGTGCTCGAGCAGGATCTCGGAGAGGACGTGCCCGAGGTCGACGGCTTCGAACTCGAGGATACTAGAGAGTACGGGCGCACGCGCGTGAGCTTCTTCCGGCGCGTGGTGCAGCAGTAG
- a CDS encoding DUF4397 domain-containing protein translates to MTTYAKWMQERRTLFLIASLAMCLAAAGCSDDDDDDLPPDIGFTDVDEDQDIGEDVVEDVGEEDADEAEDVGEDAEPADIGDGADAADVGDAEDDVEDDADGATALVQIIHASPDDAASVVDVWVNDELLLDDFAYLTATPFVAVPAGVDLDVDITAADATDNSNPVYSQTIPGTAVTEDATAVAIASGLVGDNFAIRLGPAQQNAPSGQTAVQIFHGVPDAPTVDVTAAGGLVTLAEGISFGDFSGITTVDSNDVVADVLLAGTTTAVVSLEVPLSNFAGDYLTVVARGTIDTTDDAEFGATAFGADGNSIDLEAPEQ, encoded by the coding sequence ATGACTACGTATGCGAAGTGGATGCAGGAGCGAAGAACGCTGTTCTTGATCGCGTCGCTGGCGATGTGCTTGGCAGCGGCGGGCTGTAGTGACGATGACGATGACGACTTGCCGCCGGATATCGGGTTCACCGACGTCGACGAGGACCAGGATATTGGTGAGGATGTCGTCGAGGATGTCGGAGAGGAGGACGCAGACGAGGCCGAGGATGTCGGCGAAGACGCCGAGCCGGCTGATATTGGAGACGGGGCGGACGCTGCCGACGTGGGCGACGCCGAAGATGACGTCGAGGACGACGCGGACGGCGCCACGGCGCTGGTACAGATCATTCACGCGAGTCCCGACGACGCGGCTAGTGTGGTCGACGTGTGGGTCAACGACGAGCTGCTGCTCGACGACTTTGCGTACCTGACGGCCACTCCTTTCGTGGCGGTGCCGGCAGGGGTCGATCTCGATGTGGACATCACAGCGGCAGACGCGACGGACAACTCGAACCCGGTTTACAGCCAGACCATTCCAGGTACGGCCGTGACTGAAGACGCGACGGCAGTGGCGATCGCCAGTGGACTGGTTGGTGACAACTTTGCGATTCGACTCGGTCCGGCGCAGCAGAATGCGCCGAGTGGTCAGACCGCAGTGCAGATCTTTCACGGAGTGCCCGACGCACCGACGGTCGATGTGACTGCGGCAGGCGGACTGGTCACGTTGGCCGAAGGGATCAGCTTTGGCGATTTTTCGGGTATCACGACGGTCGATTCGAACGACGTGGTCGCTGATGTGTTGTTGGCGGGCACGACCACGGCTGTGGTGAGCCTCGAGGTTCCGTTGTCGAATTTCGCCGGAGATTATCTAACGGTCGTCGCACGTGGCACGATCGATACCACGGACGACGCTGAATTCGGCGCGACCGCGTTCGGTGCCGATGGCAACAGCATCGACTTGGAGGCTCCGGAGCAATAA
- a CDS encoding putative metal-binding motif-containing protein — protein MDCRRYLITIGCLGMLCFGAGCNAGADGLPEGDYPCESDGDCIEGYECVDGICEEPVPLTAPPCDQSADPEGDIDLDDDGYGDGADRTNCPPDKYQLDCDDTRSDISPGAPELCDGVDNDCDDQVDEFDCQISTDCGAVPSDLRRVYGYECEANKCVLRPSVRPEGTVCQEVRATCDTNAGAFTYEVDGQTYRGTEGPAGECD, from the coding sequence ATGGACTGCAGACGCTATCTCATCACCATCGGATGTCTGGGCATGTTGTGCTTTGGGGCGGGGTGTAATGCAGGCGCAGATGGGCTGCCCGAGGGGGATTATCCGTGTGAAAGTGATGGGGACTGTATCGAGGGCTACGAATGTGTCGATGGCATCTGTGAGGAGCCGGTGCCGCTAACAGCGCCGCCGTGCGATCAGTCTGCAGATCCCGAAGGCGACATCGACCTCGACGATGACGGGTACGGTGATGGCGCCGACCGAACCAATTGTCCTCCGGACAAATACCAACTCGACTGCGACGACACCCGCTCCGACATTTCGCCAGGGGCTCCCGAGCTCTGTGACGGCGTCGACAATGACTGCGACGACCAAGTAGACGAGTTCGATTGCCAGATAAGCACCGATTGCGGTGCGGTGCCGAGCGACCTGCGCCGGGTCTATGGCTACGAATGCGAAGCCAACAAGTGCGTGCTTCGCCCCTCTGTGCGCCCCGAAGGCACCGTCTGCCAAGAGGTTCGCGCCACCTGTGACACCAACGCCGGTGCCTTCACCTACGAGGTCGATGGACAGACCTATCGGGGTACGGAGGGACCCGCAGGCGAGTGTGACTGA
- a CDS encoding response regulator: MATILLVEDNEMNRDMLARRLQRRGYEVVIAGDGQQALDLVHDSAPDLILMDLSLPVMDGWEATRRLKADDATASIPVIALTAHALQADREKALAAGCDDFATKPVEFKKLQGQMEALLDG; encoded by the coding sequence ATGGCCACGATTTTGCTGGTCGAAGACAATGAGATGAACCGCGACATGCTCGCTCGCCGCCTGCAGCGACGCGGCTACGAAGTCGTGATCGCCGGCGACGGACAACAAGCCCTCGATCTCGTCCACGATAGCGCCCCCGACCTCATCCTGATGGACCTGAGCCTGCCGGTCATGGACGGCTGGGAAGCCACCCGCCGGCTGAAGGCCGACGATGCGACTGCCTCGATCCCGGTGATCGCGCTGACCGCCCACGCGCTGCAGGCCGATCGCGAAAAGGCCCTGGCCGCCGGGTGCGACGATTTCGCCACCAAACCTGTCGAGTTCAAGAAACTCCAGGGGCAAATGGAGGCCCTGCTCGACGGCTGA
- the coaD gene encoding pantetheine-phosphate adenylyltransferase encodes MARIAIYPGSFDPLTNGHVSIIERGLRIFDKIIVAIAVNIRKEPLFTVDEREEFIRTEFADERVEIDTFSGLLVDYAASRNVRVILRGLRAVSDFEYELQMANMNRKLDDSIDTVFMMTEESDFYVSSSLVKEVASFGGKVEGVVPEHVEQKLVEKFADKK; translated from the coding sequence ATGGCTCGCATCGCGATCTACCCGGGCAGCTTCGATCCGTTGACCAACGGTCATGTCAGCATCATCGAGCGCGGCCTGCGGATCTTCGACAAGATCATCGTCGCCATCGCCGTCAATATCCGAAAGGAGCCTCTCTTTACGGTCGATGAGCGCGAAGAGTTCATCCGCACCGAGTTTGCCGACGAACGTGTCGAGATCGACACCTTCTCGGGGCTGCTGGTCGACTATGCCGCCAGCCGCAACGTGCGGGTGATCCTGCGCGGGCTGCGCGCGGTGAGCGACTTCGAGTACGAGCTGCAGATGGCCAACATGAACCGCAAGCTCGACGACAGCATCGACACCGTCTTCATGATGACCGAGGAGAGCGACTTTTACGTCAGCTCCAGCTTGGTCAAAGAGGTGGCGAGCTTTGGAGGCAAGGTCGAGGGTGTGGTGCCGGAACACGTAGAGCAGAAGCTGGTCGAGAAATTTGCCGACAAAAAGTAA
- a CDS encoding 1-acyl-sn-glycerol-3-phosphate acyltransferase, giving the protein MAADGDLENFDGPAGSSDESMLPEGLPRLDEESEVEVDDAQALVERHAALAEQLRERPHKSAMLRTLGRLLRLIGSVLFAHVLFGQRNADNIRDAAKRGTPVYVMQSRSFLDYLYFNYAFLKHDLPLAQYANGVSTMWVRGPLAWLKGLFRRGPSEKPEEQVQALVKNDEAVFIFLEKPRKEPDENLEFSQKYLTRLIHAQKQVDEPIYVLPMLLIWEKRPDPKRAGFIEDIFGTAQRPGFFRKFVGFFQTFWQSFLRLGQPMVQISTTLNLHEFLREYPNAGSADASELLRGRLLDYLDQERHVILGPTGEPVDKLYKELINRPALTNAVHEIAAEEDVSEDQIRKRAKKQFEEIAATPSLLMLKLFSSVLSFVWYRIYDGFEVDIEGFEKVREAARESSIVLIPSHKSHIDYLVLSYIFYNYGMIAPLIAAGVNLSFWPLGPLFRRAGAFFIRRSFRGEKLYPVVFREYLIRQMEEGYPIEFFIEGTRSRTGKLIKPKYGMLDMIIRAFTSGRIDSVKMVPISVGYEKIIEERSYRREVLGAEKEKESLTGLLKTPKFLTSKYGRLYIEFSEPIDLGSYLDKYDIDRLRPEEDDLDDLTVRLAHRIIYDINHVATVTPSSLTATVLLNNPVRGTDRRRFLHEVGFLLYFLTHRFESTRLSRTLREGLEENKKALDRLKERQPSPALLSRPERTPDADENGAGSAKAPPTMADDGPVRIETVMGEAVSTVIEEAIGLFEDNDQVVIEKTDEDVFYSVPEESRLELAYYRNNIVHYFVPEALLATAIRRFDAPEVPLEPLMEETRFLSRLFKYEWIYEERAEFENVFLRTLAYFEHAGWVSADEISDDTLQVDIPKPFPPELGFFRRLVLSFLEAYALTAELLEEMEGVWEREDLVKKALKRARNDYLRGRILYYETLSKPTFKNAVRLFEDWGVIERQKDAKKGSAYCYRLVDDWEGDKLADLQSHLRAFVYQGD; this is encoded by the coding sequence TTGGCTGCGGACGGAGATCTCGAAAATTTTGATGGCCCGGCAGGGAGCAGCGACGAGTCGATGCTCCCCGAGGGGCTGCCCCGGCTCGACGAGGAGTCCGAAGTCGAGGTCGACGATGCCCAGGCGCTCGTCGAGCGCCACGCGGCGCTGGCCGAGCAATTGCGCGAGCGGCCGCACAAGTCGGCGATGCTGCGCACCCTGGGGCGTCTGCTGCGCCTGATCGGCTCGGTGCTCTTTGCCCACGTGTTGTTCGGGCAGCGAAACGCCGACAATATTCGCGACGCGGCCAAGCGCGGCACGCCCGTGTACGTGATGCAGTCGCGAAGCTTCCTCGACTACCTGTACTTCAACTACGCCTTTCTCAAGCACGATCTGCCGCTGGCCCAGTACGCCAACGGCGTGAGCACCATGTGGGTGCGCGGCCCCTTGGCCTGGCTCAAAGGCCTGTTCCGGCGCGGCCCCTCCGAAAAGCCCGAGGAGCAAGTCCAGGCGCTGGTCAAAAACGACGAGGCGGTCTTCATCTTCTTGGAGAAGCCGCGCAAAGAGCCCGACGAAAACCTCGAGTTCAGCCAGAAATACCTCACGCGACTCATCCACGCCCAAAAGCAGGTCGACGAGCCGATCTATGTGCTCCCGATGCTGCTCATCTGGGAGAAGCGCCCCGACCCCAAACGCGCCGGGTTTATCGAAGATATCTTCGGCACCGCCCAGCGCCCCGGCTTTTTCCGCAAATTCGTCGGCTTCTTCCAGACCTTCTGGCAGAGCTTTTTGCGCCTGGGCCAGCCGATGGTCCAGATCTCGACGACGCTCAACCTGCACGAGTTTTTGCGCGAGTACCCCAACGCCGGCAGCGCCGATGCCTCCGAGTTGTTGCGCGGCCGCCTGCTCGACTACCTCGACCAGGAGCGCCACGTCATCTTGGGACCCACCGGCGAGCCGGTCGACAAGCTCTACAAAGAGCTCATCAACCGCCCCGCGCTGACCAACGCCGTCCACGAGATCGCCGCCGAGGAGGACGTCTCCGAAGACCAGATTCGCAAGCGCGCCAAAAAACAATTCGAAGAGATCGCGGCGACCCCGAGCCTCTTGATGCTCAAGCTCTTTTCGTCGGTCTTGAGCTTTGTGTGGTACCGCATCTACGACGGCTTCGAGGTCGACATCGAGGGCTTCGAGAAGGTGCGCGAGGCGGCCCGGGAGAGCAGCATTGTGCTCATCCCGAGCCACAAGAGCCACATCGACTACCTGGTGCTGAGCTACATCTTTTACAACTACGGGATGATCGCCCCGCTCATCGCCGCCGGGGTCAACCTGTCGTTCTGGCCGCTCGGCCCGCTCTTTCGGCGCGCAGGCGCGTTCTTCATCCGCCGAAGCTTCCGCGGCGAGAAGCTCTACCCGGTCGTCTTCCGCGAGTACCTCATCCGCCAGATGGAAGAGGGCTACCCCATCGAGTTCTTCATCGAGGGCACTCGAAGCCGCACCGGCAAGCTCATCAAGCCCAAGTACGGCATGCTCGACATGATCATCCGGGCGTTCACCTCCGGGCGGATCGACTCGGTCAAGATGGTGCCCATCTCGGTGGGCTACGAGAAGATCATCGAGGAGCGCTCGTACCGCCGCGAGGTGCTGGGCGCCGAAAAAGAAAAAGAGAGCCTGACCGGGCTCCTGAAGACGCCCAAATTCCTGACCAGTAAATACGGCCGCCTCTACATCGAGTTCAGCGAGCCCATCGACCTGGGTTCGTACCTCGACAAGTACGACATCGACCGGCTGCGCCCCGAAGAGGACGACCTCGACGACCTGACGGTGCGCCTGGCCCACCGCATCATCTACGACATCAACCACGTGGCCACGGTCACCCCGTCGTCGCTGACGGCCACCGTCCTGCTCAACAACCCGGTGCGCGGCACCGACCGACGACGCTTTCTGCACGAAGTCGGCTTCCTGCTCTACTTCCTGACCCACCGCTTCGAGTCGACGCGCCTGTCGCGGACCCTGCGCGAGGGCCTCGAGGAGAACAAAAAGGCCCTCGACCGGCTCAAGGAGCGCCAGCCGAGCCCGGCCCTGCTCAGCCGCCCGGAGCGCACGCCGGACGCCGACGAAAACGGCGCCGGGTCTGCCAAGGCCCCCCCGACGATGGCGGACGACGGGCCGGTGCGCATCGAAACGGTCATGGGTGAGGCGGTCTCGACGGTCATCGAAGAGGCGATCGGCCTGTTCGAGGACAACGACCAGGTCGTCATCGAGAAGACCGACGAGGACGTCTTCTACAGCGTGCCCGAGGAGTCGCGCCTCGAGCTGGCGTACTACCGCAACAATATCGTGCACTACTTCGTGCCCGAGGCGCTCCTGGCGACGGCGATTCGTCGTTTCGACGCCCCCGAGGTGCCGCTGGAGCCGCTCATGGAGGAGACCCGCTTTTTGAGCCGGCTCTTCAAGTACGAGTGGATCTACGAAGAGCGCGCCGAGTTCGAGAACGTCTTTTTGCGCACGCTCGCCTACTTCGAGCACGCCGGCTGGGTGTCGGCCGACGAGATCTCCGACGACACCCTGCAGGTCGACATCCCCAAGCCCTTCCCGCCCGAGCTCGGCTTTTTCCGCCGCCTCGTGCTCAGCTTCCTTGAGGCCTACGCGCTCACCGCCGAGCTGCTCGAAGAGATGGAGGGCGTCTGGGAGCGCGAGGATCTGGTCAAAAAGGCGCTCAAGCGCGCCCGCAACGACTACCTTCGCGGGCGCATCCTCTACTACGAGACCCTGTCCAAGCCGACGTTCAAGAACGCGGTGCGCCTCTTCGAGGACTGGGGCGTCATCGAGCGCCAGAAAGACGCCAAGAAGGGCTCGGCGTACTGCTACCGCCTCGTCGATGACTGGGAAGGCGACAAGCTCGCCGACTTGCAGTCACACCTGCGCGCCTTCGTCTATCAAGGCGACTAA